From one Marinobacter sp. LV10MA510-1 genomic stretch:
- a CDS encoding DUF4411 family protein: protein MPLFDASSIIHAWDNYPPELFPPLWDWLGQEIVNGNLAIPGVALEEVGKKTPECAVWLKGNGVTVLPLTSEVLAESLRIKHLLGIEEDQYHTKGVGENDIFIIATASVHGLTLISDEGRQFGKPDILAKYKIPAVCELQDVGVRCINFLQLIRTSGAVFKS from the coding sequence ATGCCTCTATTTGATGCGTCGTCGATCATTCACGCCTGGGACAACTATCCACCAGAGTTGTTTCCTCCTTTGTGGGACTGGTTGGGGCAGGAAATCGTAAATGGAAATCTCGCTATCCCTGGTGTGGCTTTGGAGGAAGTGGGAAAGAAAACTCCGGAATGCGCTGTGTGGTTGAAAGGCAACGGCGTCACCGTATTACCTTTGACGTCCGAAGTGTTGGCCGAATCCCTACGAATAAAACACTTGCTGGGTATTGAAGAGGATCAGTATCACACCAAGGGCGTAGGTGAGAACGACATCTTCATCATTGCCACAGCAAGCGTTCATGGATTGACGCTGATCTCTGACGAAGGACGCCAGTTCGGCAAGCCCGATATTCTCGCCAAGTACAAAATTCCAGCGGTCTGTGAGCTGCAGGATGTAGGGGTAAGGTGTATCAATTTCCTGCAGCTCATACGCACCAGTGGTGCCGTTTTCAAGAGCTAG
- a CDS encoding GmrSD restriction endonuclease domain-containing protein, producing the protein MTTFDSTKRSLPELLKDITNGKIQLPDFQRGWVWDDEHVKSLLVSIARSFPIGAVMLMETGGEVRFQMRLVEGISAKDVTNKPERLILDGQQRLTSLTQAIAMESPVDTRTVKGKDILRHCYFDIPMALEGDERLDEAVKAVDENRQTRSNFGRDVELDLSTRELECQQLHFPCDKILDDSQWLQDLFQFNPGGMEQFLMFKKKVIGAFSAYQIPIIELKKETSKEAVCLVFEKVNTGGVQLSVFELMTATYAAEGYNLRDDWFGSEIREVASRRDRLAKHELLKGVESTDFLQAITLLHTRERKYQGIADGKQGKHVRPVSAKRASVLELPLAAYQNWADQVEAGFVEASKFLAGECFFSRRELPYGTQLVPLAATMTLLGERWREPKTHQKLARWFWSGVLGELYGGAVETRVAVDLEELMNWFEDDTAIPRTVTDASFDPERLESLRSRLSAAYKGINVLILREGASDFFWKGRIQQLDTQEVALDIHHIFPRAWYEANGIPPKVYDSIINKTPISYKANRMIGGYAPSAYLAKLQSHDQVQLADQEMNTILDGHFIPTEQLRADDFQGFFEERKQLLMGLIEKAMGKKSLT; encoded by the coding sequence ATGACCACTTTCGACAGTACCAAACGCTCGCTCCCCGAACTGCTGAAGGACATCACCAACGGCAAGATACAGCTGCCGGACTTCCAGCGGGGCTGGGTCTGGGATGATGAGCACGTGAAAAGCCTGCTGGTGAGCATCGCCCGCTCGTTTCCTATAGGTGCCGTCATGCTGATGGAAACAGGGGGAGAAGTGCGGTTCCAGATGCGCCTCGTTGAAGGCATTTCAGCCAAAGATGTCACGAACAAACCCGAGCGATTAATTCTGGATGGCCAGCAGCGCCTGACGAGCCTGACCCAGGCCATTGCCATGGAAAGCCCTGTCGATACACGCACAGTGAAAGGCAAGGACATCCTGCGCCATTGCTACTTCGATATACCGATGGCCCTGGAGGGTGACGAGCGGCTGGACGAGGCCGTTAAAGCCGTGGATGAAAACCGGCAGACTCGCAGTAATTTTGGCCGAGATGTTGAGTTGGACCTCTCCACCCGGGAGCTCGAATGCCAGCAACTGCACTTCCCCTGCGACAAGATACTCGACGACTCCCAATGGCTTCAGGATCTGTTCCAGTTCAACCCGGGGGGTATGGAGCAGTTTCTGATGTTCAAGAAGAAGGTGATCGGCGCCTTCTCGGCTTATCAGATTCCCATTATTGAACTGAAGAAAGAGACATCCAAAGAGGCTGTCTGTTTGGTATTCGAGAAGGTCAACACCGGCGGTGTTCAACTTTCAGTATTTGAACTGATGACCGCCACCTACGCCGCCGAGGGCTACAACCTTCGTGATGACTGGTTTGGCTCGGAGATCCGTGAAGTAGCCTCGCGTCGGGATCGGCTTGCCAAGCACGAGTTGCTGAAAGGTGTCGAAAGCACAGACTTTCTGCAGGCCATTACCCTGCTCCATACCAGAGAGCGAAAATACCAGGGTATTGCAGACGGCAAGCAGGGCAAACATGTACGCCCTGTTAGCGCCAAACGGGCCTCCGTGCTTGAACTTCCCCTTGCTGCCTACCAGAACTGGGCCGATCAGGTTGAGGCCGGTTTTGTTGAAGCGTCAAAGTTCCTGGCCGGCGAGTGTTTCTTTAGCCGCAGAGAATTGCCTTATGGCACCCAACTGGTGCCCCTGGCTGCAACCATGACACTTCTCGGCGAGCGTTGGCGGGAACCAAAAACCCACCAGAAGCTAGCTCGCTGGTTTTGGTCCGGCGTTTTGGGTGAGCTATACGGTGGCGCCGTTGAAACTCGCGTTGCAGTGGATCTTGAAGAACTGATGAACTGGTTCGAAGACGACACCGCTATACCCCGCACCGTTACTGATGCCTCCTTCGACCCGGAGCGCTTGGAGTCCCTACGCAGCCGCCTCAGTGCCGCCTACAAAGGCATTAACGTACTGATCCTGCGTGAGGGTGCCTCTGATTTCTTTTGGAAGGGTCGAATTCAACAATTGGACACTCAAGAAGTGGCTCTGGATATTCACCACATATTTCCCCGCGCCTGGTATGAGGCTAACGGTATCCCGCCCAAGGTTTACGACTCCATCATTAACAAGACGCCGATCTCCTATAAGGCCAACCGGATGATTGGCGGGTATGCGCCCTCGGCATATTTGGCCAAGCTACAAAGCCATGATCAAGTGCAACTCGCAGACCAGGAAATGAATACCATACTTGATGGGCACTTTATTCCCACTGAGCAGCTCAGAGCGGATGATTTTCAAGGCTTCTTTGAAGAGCGCAAGCAGCTTTTAATGGGATTGATTGAAAAAGCGATGGGCAAGAAATCTCTGACGTGA
- a CDS encoding ImmA/IrrE family metallo-endopeptidase, with protein sequence MEKIKGINPSRIIWCCEDLGISVEELAQETGIALATLEKALDGKEALSVKQLQKLASHFNRGLLFFLEESSVSEGRVHSVQFRTLNNQKPQLSPRFRALVERTERQRLTYLSLREDLGEPVDPAWYPEEIAGNAPRPKRAAQLARAWLGLQPGQSFAEMRTALEAKNILVFLSNGYAGKWQIPKESPIRGFSLYFDSFPVIFIKKQLSEGAQAFTMMHELGHLLLHRESFVDDENDFYSNSSNEVAANRFAGNLLVPDEFLEVLDLQRFSADDVTAYDLFLEGYSRRWSVSPEVILRRMTDSGLLPQEDYQAYRKWKQSLPVPERKGSGGARYRFKEPVRVFGKSYVGTVLDALHEQRITLARASSYLDNLKIADLRQLEDTHASI encoded by the coding sequence ATGGAAAAGATTAAGGGTATTAACCCATCCCGAATTATCTGGTGTTGCGAGGATCTGGGCATTTCCGTTGAGGAACTGGCCCAAGAGACTGGTATTGCCCTCGCTACCCTCGAAAAGGCACTGGACGGGAAAGAAGCGCTTTCCGTCAAACAGTTACAAAAGCTGGCCTCCCACTTTAACCGTGGACTGCTGTTCTTCCTCGAGGAAAGTTCTGTCAGTGAGGGACGCGTCCATTCCGTGCAGTTCCGAACACTGAACAATCAGAAGCCACAATTAAGCCCGCGTTTCCGGGCTTTGGTTGAGCGAACAGAACGCCAGCGTTTGACTTACTTGAGTCTCCGGGAGGATTTGGGAGAGCCGGTTGATCCGGCTTGGTACCCGGAAGAAATTGCAGGGAATGCTCCGCGACCAAAGCGCGCAGCGCAGTTGGCTCGCGCTTGGCTTGGGCTTCAGCCGGGACAGAGTTTTGCTGAAATGCGGACAGCTCTAGAAGCCAAAAACATTCTGGTATTTCTGAGCAACGGATATGCCGGCAAGTGGCAGATCCCCAAGGAAAGTCCCATCCGGGGCTTTTCTCTGTATTTCGACAGTTTCCCGGTTATTTTTATAAAAAAGCAGCTTTCCGAGGGAGCACAAGCGTTCACCATGATGCATGAGCTGGGGCACCTCCTGCTCCACCGCGAGAGTTTTGTCGACGACGAAAACGATTTTTATAGCAATAGTTCCAATGAAGTGGCGGCTAATCGGTTTGCTGGGAATCTGCTTGTGCCGGATGAGTTCCTCGAAGTACTCGACCTCCAGCGGTTTTCTGCGGATGACGTAACAGCGTATGACCTGTTCCTTGAAGGCTATTCCCGTCGCTGGAGTGTCAGCCCAGAAGTAATTCTGCGGAGGATGACTGATTCCGGGCTCCTTCCTCAGGAAGACTACCAGGCTTACCGTAAATGGAAACAATCCTTGCCCGTGCCTGAGCGTAAGGGAAGTGGCGGAGCCCGCTATCGTTTCAAGGAGCCGGTGAGGGTCTTTGGCAAAAGCTATGTCGGTACGGTGTTGGACGCTTTGCATGAACAGCGCATCACTTTAGCCAGGGCCAGTTCCTATCTGGATAATTTAAAAATAGCAGACCTGCGACAGCTGGAAGATACGCATGCCTCTATTTGA